The following proteins are encoded in a genomic region of Bacteroidota bacterium:
- the hypA gene encoding hydrogenase maturation nickel metallochaperone HypA — protein sequence MHELSIVMSIVDIAEEEAKKNNVTHFDEIELQIGTLAGIEFSALEFSWLPGTKNSVLEDAELTIDKIQAQGRCMDCEEEFDIDNFFTQCPKCGSYLVEVFQGKELKVKRLIARLQDVKS from the coding sequence ATGCATGAACTTTCAATTGTGATGAGTATTGTTGATATCGCTGAGGAAGAAGCTAAGAAAAACAATGTAACTCATTTTGATGAAATAGAATTACAGATAGGTACATTAGCAGGAATTGAATTTTCTGCGCTGGAGTTTTCATGGCTGCCGGGAACCAAAAATTCTGTATTGGAAGATGCTGAACTTACTATTGATAAAATTCAGGCACAGGGTCGTTGTATGGATTGTGAAGAGGAATTTGATATTGATAATTTTTTTACTCAGTGTCCTAAGTGCGGGTCTTATTTAGTTGAAGTTTTTCAGGGAAAGGAATTGAAGGTGAAAAGATTGATAGCGAGATTACAGGATGTGAAATCATAA
- a CDS encoding hydrogenase small subunit, with product MKTKNKTVYQESLDKGYSRRDFMKLAAMMTAYMGLQSSAIGQVAKALETNVRPTVIWLHFQECTGCTESFIKTSHPLVADILLDTISLDYTETLMATSGEAAETALHTSLKKNYGNYILLVEGAIPTANDGVYCVIGGRKATDILEEAAKGAQAVVTWGSCASNGGVQAAYPNPTGAKPIEKFVSGKPIIQVPGCPPIGEVMAAIITQFIVFGKVPELDGHGRPKAFYGRRVHDTCYRRPYFDAGLFVETYDDANAKKGYCLYKVGCKGPTTYNACATTKWNEGISYPIQSGHGCLGCSEAGFWDVPFYERIPNVAGAGIEATADKIGAAAAVGVAVGVTAHSVATYIRKGKIVDKHIKDGDLNN from the coding sequence ATGAAAACGAAGAATAAAACCGTTTACCAAGAATCGCTGGATAAAGGTTATTCACGTAGAGATTTCATGAAACTGGCTGCTATGATGACCGCATATATGGGCTTACAATCGTCAGCAATAGGCCAAGTGGCAAAAGCTCTAGAAACTAATGTCAGGCCAACAGTGATTTGGCTACACTTCCAGGAATGCACAGGATGTACTGAGTCATTTATAAAAACATCACACCCGCTAGTTGCAGATATTTTGCTGGATACTATTTCATTAGATTATACGGAAACTTTAATGGCTACATCCGGTGAAGCTGCAGAAACAGCTCTTCATACTTCATTAAAAAAGAACTATGGTAATTATATATTATTAGTGGAAGGTGCAATTCCAACAGCCAATGATGGTGTATATTGCGTAATTGGAGGAAGAAAGGCTACCGATATTTTGGAGGAAGCAGCAAAAGGAGCACAGGCTGTTGTTACCTGGGGAAGTTGCGCTTCAAACGGAGGTGTACAGGCAGCATATCCAAATCCTACAGGAGCAAAACCAATCGAAAAATTCGTTAGCGGCAAACCAATAATTCAGGTACCGGGCTGCCCACCGATAGGTGAAGTGATGGCAGCAATAATAACTCAATTCATTGTATTCGGTAAAGTACCTGAACTGGACGGACATGGACGGCCAAAAGCTTTCTACGGACGACGTGTTCACGATACGTGTTACAGACGTCCATATTTTGATGCAGGTTTATTTGTTGAAACCTACGATGATGCAAACGCTAAAAAAGGCTATTGCCTATATAAAGTAGGTTGTAAAGGACCTACTACCTATAACGCATGTGCTACAACCAAATGGAACGAAGGAATTTCTTATCCTATACAATCGGGGCACGGGTGTCTGGGCTGTAGTGAGGCCGGATTCTGGGATGTACCTTTCTACGAAAGGATTCCGAATGTAGCCGGAGCCGGGATTGAAGCCACAGCAGATAAGATTGGTGCAGCAGCAGCAGTTGGAGTTGCTGTAGGTGTTACTGCTCACTCTGTGGCAACTTATATCAGAAAAGGTAAAATTGTAGATAAGCACATCAAAGATGGCGATCTAAATAATTAA